In Hypomesus transpacificus isolate Combined female chromosome 4, fHypTra1, whole genome shotgun sequence, the following are encoded in one genomic region:
- the eloa gene encoding elongin-A isoform X1 codes for MAEELREAVERLQSRLLENQDSRKLMKTLRRLGELPMTVDILVETGVGKTVNSLRKHDQAGEVAKTLVAKWKKLVPQATDRPSNTKEARTHGHSRSDIGSDGSRKRARDPSPEQAPHEGEEEEEEEEEERGYNTNYSPSPTRHHYSPPQLSHGGGQRGGYQSEGYESPTEEDPELEPSPPPRKETRHIKPHKETSRNHHAGGSHGDRDEERQHRHVQMGAGGSGGGGGGSEGRKRSVEREAQPCEPTHKASKHSRHSTPHDSRKEKKGGSDGRPREHRDPLVAEEENEEQFDAPTMSFESFLTYDAPTPTKKKKKPPSSSRPPHASTLTPVPVSSSSSSSKPSKANGSRSKRPEPSPSPMALTPVPEKRRKVVEVVAALPDITLPAIKPNYRPLPSIDLLTPLSPQRRKVPVSNDEEDAGFTGRRFNSKMVVYSGSKTAYLPKMMSLYDQCIRVLQNNIDSIDEVGGVPFEILEPVLERCTPEQLYRIEECNQCFMEDSDELWMRHCKRDFKRAAPQEYESWREMYLRLHDEREERLRMLTQNISSAHANKPKGRTVKMAFVNSVAKPPRDVRRRQEKFGTTSSSTASSTAAAAPIKIRPAVLYSSHSTDPPSSSSSHYSPPQASRSSGSSGGGANTQKDKTQVKSENCPYDGQNYQSFQEQILPPIGLETECNVWSE; via the exons ATGGCGGAGGAGCTGCGGGAAGCGGTGGAGAGACTTCAGTCTCGGCTCTTGGAGAACCAGGACTCTCGCAAG CTGATGAAGACCCTCCGAAGACTGGGGGAGCTTCCTATGACTGTGGATATCCTGGTG GAAACTGGAGTTGGAAAAACTGTGAATTCCCTGAGGAAACATGACCAGGCTGGTGAGGTAGCAAAAACTCTGGTGGCCAAATGGAAGAAACTGGTTCCACAGGCTACAGACAG ACCCAGCAACACCAAAGAAGCTCGGACACATGGCCATTCTCGCAGTGACATAGGAAGTGACGGGAGCCGCAAGCGAGCTCGCGATCCGTCCCCAGAGCAGGCGCCtcatgaaggagaggaggaggaagaggaggaggaggaggagagaggctacAACACCAACTATTCCCCATCTCCAACCCGACACCATTACAGCCCCCCTCAGCTATCCCATGGGGGGGGCCAGAGAGGGGGGTACCAGTCCGAGGGCTACGAGAGCCCTACCGAAGAGGACCCTGAGCTTgagcccagccctcctcctcgtaAAGAGACACGACACATTAAACCTCACAAAGAAACGAGCAGGAACCACCATGCTGGCGGTTCCCATGGCGATCGGGACGAAGAGAGGCAACATCGTCATGTTCAGATGGGTGCAGgtggaagtggaggaggtggtggcggCAGTGAAGGCAGAAAGCGAAGCGTGGAGCGGGAGGCACAGCCCTGCGAGCCCACTCACAAGGCCTCAAAGCACAGTCGCCACTCCACCCCACATGAcagcaggaaggagaagaaaggaggaagtGATG GGAGACCGCGGGAGCATAGGGACCCACTtgtggcagaggaggagaacgaggagCAGTTTGACGCCCCGACCATGTCATTTGAGTCCTTCCTCACATACGACGCCCCTACGCcaacaaagaagaagaagaagccccCTAGTAGCAGCCGGCCACCACACGCCTCGACGCTGACGCCAGTCcctgtgtcctcctcttcctcctcctccaaacccAGCAAGGCCAATGGGTCCCGCAGTAAGAGGCCCGAGCCCAGCCCATCTCCAATGGCATTAACCCCAGTACCAGAGAAACGACGAAAG GTGGTCGAGGTTGTGGCTGCCCTGCCAGACATCACTCTGCCGGCCATCAAGCCTAACTACCGACCCCTTCCTTCCATCGACCTCCTCACACCCCTGTCCCCACAGAGGCGTAAAG TTCCTGTGTCAAATGACGAGGAGGATGCTGGCTTCACTGGGAGACGTTTCAATTCTAAGATGGTGGTCTACTCCGGCTCCAAGACCGCTTATCTACCCAAGATGATGAGTCTGTATGACCAGTGCATCAGAGTGCTGCAAAACAACATAGACT CGATTGATGAGGTGGGAGGAGTGCCCTTTGAGATTCTGGAGCCAGTCCTGGAGCGTTGTACTCCTGAACAGCTGTACCGCATAGAGGAGTGCAATCAG tgcttCATGGAGGACTCCGATGAGTTGTGGATGCGTCACTGTAAGCGGGACTTCAAACGAGCGGCGCCCCAGGAATACGAGTCCTGGCGGGAGATGTACCTGCGCCTCCACGATGAGCGTGAGGAACGCTTGCGGATGCTGACGCAGAACATCAGCTCCGCCCATGCCAACAAACCCAAAG GACGAACGGTGAAGATGGCATTTGTAAACTCGGTCGCCAAACCGCCGCGGGATGTCCGGCGGCGACAGGAAAAATTTGGCACCACCAGTTCCTCCACAGCCAGCTCCACTGCTGCAGCTGCCCCAATCAA GATCAGGCCTGCTGTATTGTACAGTTCTCACTCTACTGATCCCCCAAGTTCCTCCTCATCCCACTACAGCCCCCCCCAGGCTTCCCGCTCCTCAGGGTCTAGTGGAGGGggtgcaaacacacagaaagacaagaCACAGGTCAAAAGTGA AAATTGCCCCTATGATGGCCAAAACTATCAAAGCTTTCAAGAACAGATTCTCCCGCCGATAGGTTTAGAGACTGAATGTAATGTAtggagtgagtga
- the eloa gene encoding elongin-A isoform X2 produces MAEELREAVERLQSRLLENQDSRKLMKTLRRLGELPMTVDILVETGVGKTVNSLRKHDQAGEVAKTLVAKWKKLVPQATDRPSNTKEARTHGHSRSDIGSDGSRKRARDPSPEQAPHEGEEEEEEEEEERGYNTNYSPSPTRHHYSPPQLSHGGGQRGGYQSEGYESPTEEDPELEPSPPPRKETRHIKPHKETSRNHHAGGSHGDRDEERQHRHVQMGAGGSGGGGGGSEGRKRSVEREAQPCEPTHKASKHSRHSTPHDSRKEKKGGSDGRPREHRDPLVAEEENEEQFDAPTMSFESFLTYDAPTPTKKKKKPPSSSRPPHASTLTPVPVSSSSSSSKPSKANGSRSKRPEPSPSPMALTPVPEKRRKVVEVVAALPDITLPAIKPNYRPLPSIDLLTPLSPQRRKVPVSNDEEDAGFTGRRFNSKMVVYSGSKTAYLPKMMSLYDQCIRVLQNNIDSIDEVGGVPFEILEPVLERCTPEQLYRIEECNQCFMEDSDELWMRHCKRDFKRAAPQEYESWREMYLRLHDEREERLRMLTQNISSAHANKPKGRTVKMAFVNSVAKPPRDVRRRQEKFGTTSSSTASSTAAAAPIKIRPAVLYSSHSTDPPSSSSSHYSPPQASRSSGSSGGGANTQKDKTQVKKIAPMMAKTIKAFKNRFSRR; encoded by the exons ATGGCGGAGGAGCTGCGGGAAGCGGTGGAGAGACTTCAGTCTCGGCTCTTGGAGAACCAGGACTCTCGCAAG CTGATGAAGACCCTCCGAAGACTGGGGGAGCTTCCTATGACTGTGGATATCCTGGTG GAAACTGGAGTTGGAAAAACTGTGAATTCCCTGAGGAAACATGACCAGGCTGGTGAGGTAGCAAAAACTCTGGTGGCCAAATGGAAGAAACTGGTTCCACAGGCTACAGACAG ACCCAGCAACACCAAAGAAGCTCGGACACATGGCCATTCTCGCAGTGACATAGGAAGTGACGGGAGCCGCAAGCGAGCTCGCGATCCGTCCCCAGAGCAGGCGCCtcatgaaggagaggaggaggaagaggaggaggaggaggagagaggctacAACACCAACTATTCCCCATCTCCAACCCGACACCATTACAGCCCCCCTCAGCTATCCCATGGGGGGGGCCAGAGAGGGGGGTACCAGTCCGAGGGCTACGAGAGCCCTACCGAAGAGGACCCTGAGCTTgagcccagccctcctcctcgtaAAGAGACACGACACATTAAACCTCACAAAGAAACGAGCAGGAACCACCATGCTGGCGGTTCCCATGGCGATCGGGACGAAGAGAGGCAACATCGTCATGTTCAGATGGGTGCAGgtggaagtggaggaggtggtggcggCAGTGAAGGCAGAAAGCGAAGCGTGGAGCGGGAGGCACAGCCCTGCGAGCCCACTCACAAGGCCTCAAAGCACAGTCGCCACTCCACCCCACATGAcagcaggaaggagaagaaaggaggaagtGATG GGAGACCGCGGGAGCATAGGGACCCACTtgtggcagaggaggagaacgaggagCAGTTTGACGCCCCGACCATGTCATTTGAGTCCTTCCTCACATACGACGCCCCTACGCcaacaaagaagaagaagaagccccCTAGTAGCAGCCGGCCACCACACGCCTCGACGCTGACGCCAGTCcctgtgtcctcctcttcctcctcctccaaacccAGCAAGGCCAATGGGTCCCGCAGTAAGAGGCCCGAGCCCAGCCCATCTCCAATGGCATTAACCCCAGTACCAGAGAAACGACGAAAG GTGGTCGAGGTTGTGGCTGCCCTGCCAGACATCACTCTGCCGGCCATCAAGCCTAACTACCGACCCCTTCCTTCCATCGACCTCCTCACACCCCTGTCCCCACAGAGGCGTAAAG TTCCTGTGTCAAATGACGAGGAGGATGCTGGCTTCACTGGGAGACGTTTCAATTCTAAGATGGTGGTCTACTCCGGCTCCAAGACCGCTTATCTACCCAAGATGATGAGTCTGTATGACCAGTGCATCAGAGTGCTGCAAAACAACATAGACT CGATTGATGAGGTGGGAGGAGTGCCCTTTGAGATTCTGGAGCCAGTCCTGGAGCGTTGTACTCCTGAACAGCTGTACCGCATAGAGGAGTGCAATCAG tgcttCATGGAGGACTCCGATGAGTTGTGGATGCGTCACTGTAAGCGGGACTTCAAACGAGCGGCGCCCCAGGAATACGAGTCCTGGCGGGAGATGTACCTGCGCCTCCACGATGAGCGTGAGGAACGCTTGCGGATGCTGACGCAGAACATCAGCTCCGCCCATGCCAACAAACCCAAAG GACGAACGGTGAAGATGGCATTTGTAAACTCGGTCGCCAAACCGCCGCGGGATGTCCGGCGGCGACAGGAAAAATTTGGCACCACCAGTTCCTCCACAGCCAGCTCCACTGCTGCAGCTGCCCCAATCAA GATCAGGCCTGCTGTATTGTACAGTTCTCACTCTACTGATCCCCCAAGTTCCTCCTCATCCCACTACAGCCCCCCCCAGGCTTCCCGCTCCTCAGGGTCTAGTGGAGGGggtgcaaacacacagaaagacaagaCACAGGTCAAAA AAATTGCCCCTATGATGGCCAAAACTATCAAAGCTTTCAAGAACAGATTCTCCCGCCGATAG